Proteins found in one Lycium ferocissimum isolate CSIRO_LF1 chromosome 6, AGI_CSIRO_Lferr_CH_V1, whole genome shotgun sequence genomic segment:
- the LOC132058946 gene encoding probable rhamnogalacturonate lyase B isoform X1: MKKRQWSSVLGLLGIFLQFSLLAESSLTREKLFKKKSQLDQQSFPPVQLLTLDDYVVVNNGLFNITFSVPGGMVTGIQYNGIDNLLEDENKDDNRGYWDVVWNKPAGKGIFDKLYATDFKVIMEDENQVELSFTRTWDSLNASHLSMNIDKRFIILRGNSGFYCYGILERLEGWPDIDVYQGRIVFKLKEKLFQYMAISDERQRIMPTAHDREMGQKLDYPEAVLLTNPTNSFIKGEVDDKYQYSCDNKDNRVHGWISPNPRTGFWMITPTDEFRTGGPVKQDLTSHTGPVNMNMFFSTHYAGEILGLKFRDGEPWRKVFGPVFVYINSLSSDEEDTLTLWTDAKEQMFIETENWPYNFPLSEDFARADQRGTVSGRLLVRDSYVSQSLITANSAYIGLAAPGDVGSWQTENKAYQFWTQADSEGYFLIKNVIPGNYSLYAWIPGYIGDYMYDPYIIVTPGSRKRVETLVYDAPRNGPTLWEIGIPDRTAAEFFIPNAQPTLLNQLYAANNEERFRQYGLWDRYTEVYPDNDLVYIVGSSNYQTDWFFAHVNRYIINEDGNKSYVPTTWQVQFDLEDVDQSSNYTLQLALASAHEAELQVQFNDPDTDAPHYTTGLIGKDNAIARHGIHGLYRLYTINVPGSLLVFGNNVMYLKQTRSDEPFRGIMYDYIRLEGPPESN, from the exons atgaagaagaggcAATGGAGTTCTGTTCTTGGATTATTGGGCATTTTTCTTCAGTTTTCTTTGCTGGCTGAATCTTCATTAACAAGAGA GaaattatttaagaaaaaaagccAACTCGACCAACAGTCTTTTCCACCAGTGCAATTGCTTACACTGGATGATTAT GTGGTGGTGAATAATGGCCTGTTCAATATCACTTTTTCTGTTCCTGGGGGAATGGTCACTGGAATACAATACAATGGGATTGATAATTTATTGGAAGATGAAAACAAAGATGATAACAGAGG GTATTGGGATGTTGTTTGGAACAAACCAGCAGGAAAAGGGATTTTTGACAA ACTTTATGCAACAGATTTTAAGGTTATTATGGAAGATGAAAATCAAGTGGAGCTTTCATTCACAAGGACTTGGGATTCCTTAAATGCCTCACATCTTTCCATGAATATTGACAAAAG gTTTATAATACTAAGAGGAAACTCTGGATTTTACTGTTATGGAATTTTGGAACGCTTAGAAGGATGGCCAGATATTGATGTTTACCAAGGAAGAATAGTCTTCAAGCTCAAGGAAAAATT GTTCCAATATATGGCAATTTCAGATGAAAGGCAAAGGATCATGCCAACAGCCCACGATCGTGAAATGGGCCAAAAACTTGATTATCCAGAGGCTGTTCTTCTTACTAACCCAACTAATTCTTTCATCAAAGGGGAg GTTGATGATAAATATCAGTACTCTTGTGATAACAAGGATAATCGGGTCCATGGATGGATAAGCCCAAATCCACGAACTGGGTTTTGGATGATTACACCAACAGATGAGTTCAGAACTGGTGGGCCTGTCAAACAAGACCTTACTTCTCATACTGGCCCAGTAAACATGAAT ATGTTCTTTAGTACACATTATGCTGGAGAAATTTTGGGACTGAAATTTAGAGACGGAGAGCCCTGGAGAAAGGTTTTTGGCCCTGTTTTTGTCTACATAAACTCACTTTCATCTGATGAGGAAGACACTCTCACACTATGGACTGATGCAAAAGAACAG ATGTTCATAGAAACTGAAAATTGGCCATATAATTTCCCTCTTTCGGAAGATTTTGCTCGAGCTGATCAACGGGGAACTGTAAGTGGCAGACTACTCGTCCGAGATAG CTATGTTAGCCAAAGTCTTATTACTGCAAACTCAGCTTACATCGGACTGGCTGCTCCTGGAGATGTTGGATCTTGGCAAACAGAAAACAAG GCTTATCAATTTTGGACTCAAGCAGATAGTGAGGGCTATTTCTTGATCAAGAATGTCATTCCAGGGAACTATAGTTTATATGCTTGGATCCCTGGTTATATTGGAGATTACATGTATGATCCGTACATCATTGTCACACCAG GATCAAGAAAAAGGGTAGAAACTCTTGTATATGATGCTCCAAGAAATGGTCCAACATTGTGGGAAATTGGAATTCCTGATAGAACTGCTGCTGAATTCTTCATCCCTAATGCACAACCAACACTCTTAAACCAATTATATGCTGCAAATAATGAAGAGAG GTTTAGGCAATATGGATTATGGGATAGGTATACAGAGGTTTACCCTGATAATGATTTGGTTTATATTGTTGGATCAAGCAACTATCAAACAGATTGGTTCTTTGCTCATGTCAATAGATATATTATCAA TGAAGATGGAAACAAGAGTtatgtaccaacaacatggcaAGTTCAATTTGATCTTGAAGATGTTGACCAATCATCAAATTATACTCTTCAACTAGCATTAGCCTCAGCACATGAAGCTGAATTGCAA GTTCAATTCAATGATCCAGACACAGATGCTCCTCATTATACGACAGGGTTGATAGGCAAGGATAACGCGATAGCAAGACATGGTATTCATGGATTATACAGGCTATATACTATAAATGTTCCGGGCTCTCTCCTTGTTTTTGGAAACAATGTTATGTATCTCAAGCAAACTAGGAGTGACGAGCCTTTTAGAGGAATCATGTATGATTATATTCGACTTGAAGGACCTCCAGAAAGCAATTGA
- the LOC132058946 gene encoding uncharacterized protein LOC132058946 isoform X2, with protein sequence MKKRQWSSVLGLLGIFLQFSLLAESSLTREKLFKKKSQLDQQSFPPVQLLTLDDYVVVNNGLFNITFSVPGGMVTGIQYNGIDNLLEDENKDDNRGYWDVVWNKPAGKGIFDKLYATDFKVIMEDENQVELSFTRTWDSLNASHLSMNIDKRFIILRGNSGFYCYGILERLEGWPDIDVYQGRIVFKLKEKLFQYMAISDERQRIMPTAHDREMGQKLDYPEAVLLTNPTNSFIKGEVDDKYQYSCDNKDNRVHGWISPNPRTGFWMITPTDEFRTGGPVKQDLTSHTGPVNMNMFFSTHYAGEILGLKFRDGEPWRKVFGPVFVYINSLSSDEEDTLTLWTDAKEQMFIETENWPYNFPLSEDFARADQRGTVSGRLLVRDSYVSQSLITANSAYIGLAAPGDVGSWQTENKAYQFWTQADSEGYFLIKNVIPGNYSLYAWIPGYIGDYMYDPYIIVTPGSRKRVETLVYDAPRNGPTLWEIGIPDRTAAEFFIPNAQPTLLNQLYAANNEERFRQYGLWDSEDGNKSYVPTTWQVQFDLEDVDQSSNYTLQLALASAHEAELQVQFNDPDTDAPHYTTGLIGKDNAIARHGIHGLYRLYTINVPGSLLVFGNNVMYLKQTRSDEPFRGIMYDYIRLEGPPESN encoded by the exons atgaagaagaggcAATGGAGTTCTGTTCTTGGATTATTGGGCATTTTTCTTCAGTTTTCTTTGCTGGCTGAATCTTCATTAACAAGAGA GaaattatttaagaaaaaaagccAACTCGACCAACAGTCTTTTCCACCAGTGCAATTGCTTACACTGGATGATTAT GTGGTGGTGAATAATGGCCTGTTCAATATCACTTTTTCTGTTCCTGGGGGAATGGTCACTGGAATACAATACAATGGGATTGATAATTTATTGGAAGATGAAAACAAAGATGATAACAGAGG GTATTGGGATGTTGTTTGGAACAAACCAGCAGGAAAAGGGATTTTTGACAA ACTTTATGCAACAGATTTTAAGGTTATTATGGAAGATGAAAATCAAGTGGAGCTTTCATTCACAAGGACTTGGGATTCCTTAAATGCCTCACATCTTTCCATGAATATTGACAAAAG gTTTATAATACTAAGAGGAAACTCTGGATTTTACTGTTATGGAATTTTGGAACGCTTAGAAGGATGGCCAGATATTGATGTTTACCAAGGAAGAATAGTCTTCAAGCTCAAGGAAAAATT GTTCCAATATATGGCAATTTCAGATGAAAGGCAAAGGATCATGCCAACAGCCCACGATCGTGAAATGGGCCAAAAACTTGATTATCCAGAGGCTGTTCTTCTTACTAACCCAACTAATTCTTTCATCAAAGGGGAg GTTGATGATAAATATCAGTACTCTTGTGATAACAAGGATAATCGGGTCCATGGATGGATAAGCCCAAATCCACGAACTGGGTTTTGGATGATTACACCAACAGATGAGTTCAGAACTGGTGGGCCTGTCAAACAAGACCTTACTTCTCATACTGGCCCAGTAAACATGAAT ATGTTCTTTAGTACACATTATGCTGGAGAAATTTTGGGACTGAAATTTAGAGACGGAGAGCCCTGGAGAAAGGTTTTTGGCCCTGTTTTTGTCTACATAAACTCACTTTCATCTGATGAGGAAGACACTCTCACACTATGGACTGATGCAAAAGAACAG ATGTTCATAGAAACTGAAAATTGGCCATATAATTTCCCTCTTTCGGAAGATTTTGCTCGAGCTGATCAACGGGGAACTGTAAGTGGCAGACTACTCGTCCGAGATAG CTATGTTAGCCAAAGTCTTATTACTGCAAACTCAGCTTACATCGGACTGGCTGCTCCTGGAGATGTTGGATCTTGGCAAACAGAAAACAAG GCTTATCAATTTTGGACTCAAGCAGATAGTGAGGGCTATTTCTTGATCAAGAATGTCATTCCAGGGAACTATAGTTTATATGCTTGGATCCCTGGTTATATTGGAGATTACATGTATGATCCGTACATCATTGTCACACCAG GATCAAGAAAAAGGGTAGAAACTCTTGTATATGATGCTCCAAGAAATGGTCCAACATTGTGGGAAATTGGAATTCCTGATAGAACTGCTGCTGAATTCTTCATCCCTAATGCACAACCAACACTCTTAAACCAATTATATGCTGCAAATAATGAAGAGAG GTTTAGGCAATATGGATTATGGGATAG TGAAGATGGAAACAAGAGTtatgtaccaacaacatggcaAGTTCAATTTGATCTTGAAGATGTTGACCAATCATCAAATTATACTCTTCAACTAGCATTAGCCTCAGCACATGAAGCTGAATTGCAA GTTCAATTCAATGATCCAGACACAGATGCTCCTCATTATACGACAGGGTTGATAGGCAAGGATAACGCGATAGCAAGACATGGTATTCATGGATTATACAGGCTATATACTATAAATGTTCCGGGCTCTCTCCTTGTTTTTGGAAACAATGTTATGTATCTCAAGCAAACTAGGAGTGACGAGCCTTTTAGAGGAATCATGTATGATTATATTCGACTTGAAGGACCTCCAGAAAGCAATTGA
- the LOC132058947 gene encoding uncharacterized protein LOC132058947 yields the protein MSFKKQHKIVLWWFAIVFQFFLLVNGSRVHHDRNSTLAKESRKLQQVSPPVTMTITTGYVVIDNGIVQLSLTNPTGAIVGVKYNGIDNLLEPLQETQRGYWDTVWSGKFDTLFASKFSVIAQDVNKVEVSFKKTYDPSSGNNPPLNVDKRYVMLRGSSGFYSYGIFEHLKGWPDLNLDEARIAIKLSKSLFHYMAISDDRQRVMPSEEDRASGQVLDFEEAVKLTNPSNPKLKNEVDDKYQYSDEVKNIKVHGWISDTPHMGFWVISPSYEYCNGGPMKQDLTSHVGPTSMAVFFSRHYAGPQLGVSLTNGEAWTKVFGPVFFYVNSDSSNDHSILWEDAKTQMNEETKKWPYDFPASTDYPHANQRGSVSGQLMVHDWYINKDAVPAKNAYIGLAARGVIGSWQSETKGYQFWTQTDNSGNYKINNVRPGIYGLYSWVPGVMGDYKFSSDVAITQGKETHLGQIIFEAPRNAPTLWEIGFPDRTASEFFIPDPLPSLQNYLYINSTVYKFRQYGLWDRYTDLYPNGDLVYKVGVSDFRKDWFFAHVNRRNTDNSFSPATWQISFALKNVDPAGTYYLRIALASASYAHLLMWINTPSKPRPWFDSSQVGLSNAIARHGIHGLYMIFNIEFPGTQLHVGENIIYLKQASVNGPFTGLMYDYIRLEGPSQ from the exons ATGAGCTTCAAAAAGCAACACAAAATAGTTTTGTGGTGGTTTGCTattgttttccaatttttcttgctTGTCAATGGTTCAAGGGTGCACCATGATAG GAACAGTACTCTAGCCAAAGAGAGTCGCAAATTGCAACAAGTTTCTCCTCCTGTCACAATGACTATCACAACTGGCTAT GTGGTAATTGATAATGGCATTGTGCAACTTTCTTTAACTAATCCCactggagcaattgttggagtTAAATATAATGGGATCGATAATCTCCTCGAACCCTTACAAGAAACACAGAGGGG ATATTGGGATACTGTGTGGAGCGGTAAATTTGACAC GCTTTTTGCGTCAAAGTTTAGTGTGATAGCACAAGATGTTAACAAAGTCGaagtttctttcaaaaaaacatATGACCCTTCGAGTGGTAACAATCCTCCTCTAAACGTTGacaaaag gtATGTGATGCTGCGTGGGAGTTCTGGATTTTATTCATATGGAATATTTGAACACTTAAAAGGATGGCCTGATCTAAACTTGGATGAAGCTAGAATTGCTATTAAGCTCAGCAAGTCACT GTTCCATTATATGGCAATATCAGACGATAGGCAAAGGGTAATGCCATCAGAAGAGGATCGTGCAAGTGGACAAGTTCTCGATTTTGAAGAAGCTGTTAAACTCACAAATCCATCCAACCCTAAACTCAAAAACGAG GTCGATGACAAGTACCAATATTCGGATGAGgtaaaaaatattaaagttcATGGGTGGATTAGTGATACTCCACACATGGGTTTTTgggtaatttcaccaagttaTGAATATTGTAATGGTGGTCCTATGAAGCAAGATCTTACCTCTCATGTTGGTCCAACGTCAATGGCT GTATTTTTCAGTAGGCATTATGCAGGGCCACAATTGGGAGTTTCACTAACAAATGGTGAGGCATGGACAAAAGTTTTTGGTCCAGTATTTTTCTATGTTAATTCAGATTCTAGCAATGACCACAGCATACTTTGGGAAGATGCCAAAACACAG ATGAATGAAGAAACTAAAAAATGGCCATATGATTTCCCTGCATCAACGGATTATCCCCATGCGAATCAACGTGGCTCAGTTAGTGGTCAATTAATGGTCCATGACTG GTACATAAACAAAGATGCTGTTCCTgcaaaaaatgcatatattgGACTTGCTGCACGTGGAGTCATTGGATCTTGGCAAAGTGAGACCAAG GGTTATCAATTTTGGACTCAAACTGATAATTCTGGTAACTACAAGATAAATAATGTCAGACCTGGAATTTATGGCTTATATTCTTGGGTCCCTGGAGTTATGGGAGATTACAAGTTCTCTTCTGATGTGGCTATCACACAAG GGAAGGAAACACATTTAGgtcaaataatttttgaagctCCAAGAAATGCTCCAACTCTATGGGAAATTGGATTTCCAGACAGAACTGCTTCTGAATTCTTTATACCCGATCCATTGCCTAGtcttcaaaattatttgtaCATTAACAGTACTGTATATAA GTTTAGACAATATGGTTTATGGGATCGTTACACGGATTTATATCCTAATGGAGACTTAGTATACAAAGTTGGTGTTAGTGATTTTCGAAAAGATTGGTTCTTTGCCCATGTAAACag GAGAAATACTGACAACAGTTTTTCACCAGCGACATGGCAAATTTCATTTGCTCTTAAAAATGTGGATCCTGCTGGCACTTATTATCTTCGTATAGCTTTGGCTTCTGCATCCTATGCTCATTTGCTA atGTGGATAAATACTCCCTCAAAACCAAGGCCATGGTTTGATTCATCACAAGTTGGATTGAGTAATGCAATAGCCAGACATGGGATTCATGGattatatatgattttcaaTATTGAATTTCCAGGGACTCAACTTCATGTTGgtgaaaatataatatatttgaagCAAGCATCAGTTAATGGTCCTTTTACTGGACTCATGTATGATTATATTCGTCTCGAAGGTCCTTCACAATAG